One genomic segment of Helianthus annuus cultivar XRQ/B chromosome 14, HanXRQr2.0-SUNRISE, whole genome shotgun sequence includes these proteins:
- the LOC110907861 gene encoding beta-fructofuranosidase, soluble isoenzyme I encodes MNADLEHTTSTSYSPLPDADNHRHPSSSTRQRPITLLSGIFLSMLFFSSLIALILNQHNQPHLDDSRNKESSRAIPVSRGPPQGVSEKSNIELASSDVEDIYPWTNAMLSWQRTGFHFQPPKNWMNDPNGPLYHMGWYHFFYQYNPDAAVWGNISWGHAISEDLINWFHLPFAMVPDQWYDINGVWTGSATILPDGRIIMLYTGDTNEEVQVQNLAYPANLSDPLLLDWIKYPGNPVLVPPPGIGTKDFRDPTTAWLGPNGKWRVALGSKVNKTGITLVYETTDFTSYELLENLMHAVPGTGMWECVDFYPVSTTESNGLDTSFNGPGIKHVLKSSLDDDKHDYYALGTYDPISSKWTPDDPELDVGIGLRLDYGKYYASKTFYDQNTQRRLLWGWIGETDSEAADILKGWSSVQTIPREVVFDKKTGTNVFQWPIKEVEKLRSKVTVYEKVLLEPGSLVPLDVGLATQLDIIATFEMDKEAVKTSVEADVGYNCTTSGGASSRGAFGPFGLVVLADEKLTEQTPIYFYIAKGSDGVAQTHFCADQSKSSRAPDVTKLIYGSSVPVLHEENFSMRLLIDHSIVESFGQGGRTVITSRVYPTKAIYSKAKVFLFNNATGITVTANVNVWNMDSAHIDYFPFLNLER; translated from the exons ATGAATGCTGATCTTGAACATACAACTTCTACCTCATATTCTCCGTTGCCGGATGCCGACAACCACCGCCATCCATCGTCATCTACACGTCAACGACCCATCACCCTCTTGTCCGGAATCTTTCTCTCCATGCTATTTTTTTCATCTTTAATAGCACTCATCCTCAACCAACATAACCAACCACATCTAGATGACTCTCGCAACAAAGAGTCATCGCGTGCAATACCCGTATCAAGAGGACCGCCACAAGGGGTGTCGGAGAAGAGTAATATCGAGCTAGCATCCTCCGACGTGGAGGACATATACCCTTGGACCAATgctatgctttcatggcaaaggaCAGGCTTTCATTTTCAACCTCCAAAAAACTGGATGAATG ATCCCAATG GTCCATTATATCACATGGGGTGGTACCATTTCTTCTATCAATATAATCCGGATGCGGCTGTTTGGGGGAACATATCGTGGGGACATGCTATCTCGGAGGACTTGATTAACTGGTTTCATCTACCGTTTGCTATGGTGCCAGATCAATGGTATGATATCAACGGCGTTTGGACAGGATCGGCTACAATCCTCCCTGATGGTAGGATCATCATGTTATACACTGGGGACACTAATGAGGAAGTGCAGGTCCAAAACTTAGCATACCCTGCCAACCTATCTGATCCCCTCCTCCTGGATTGGATCAAGTATCCTGGTAATCCAGTTTTGGTCCCTCCACCCGGTATTGGCACTAAGGACTTTAGGGATCCCACAACAGCATGGCTTGGGCCAAATGGAAAATGGCGGGTCGCATTAGGGTCAAAGGTTAATAAAACGGGCATAACACTAGTTTACGAAACAACAGATTTTACAAGCTACGAGTTATTAGAGAATTTGATGCATGCTGTTCCAGGTACGGGTATGTGGGAGTGTGTTGACTTTTATCCCGTGTCAACAACTGAGTCAAACGGGTTGGACACGTCTTTCAATGGACCTGGTATTAAGCATGTGTTGAAATCAAGCTTGGATGATGATAAACATGATTATTATGCATTAGGGACGTATGACCCGATTAGTAGCAAATGGACGCCTGATGATCCGGAGTTAGATGTGGGTATCGGGTTACGACTGGATTATGGAAAGTACTATGCATCGAAAACATTTTATGACCAAAATACGCAAAGGCGACTTCTTTGGGGTTGGATTGGAGAAACAGATAGTGAAGCTGCTGACATCTTGAAGGGATGGTCCTCTGTTCAG ACCATTCCAAGAGAAGTGGTGTTTGACAAAAAGACGGGGACAAATGTTTTTCAATGGCCGATTAAAGAGGTAGAGAAGTTGAGGTCCAAAGTTACGGTATACGAGAAAGTGTTGCTGGAACCAGGATCTCTCGTGCCTCTTGACGTAGGCTTGGCTACACAG TTAGATATTATAGCGACATTTGAAATGGATAAGGAAGCAGTGAAGACATCAGTTGAGGCAGATGTGGGTTACAATTGCACCACAAGTGGCGGTGCCTCTTCAAGAGGTGCCTTTGGACCATTTGGGTTAGTAGTGCTTGCAGATGAAAAACTTACCGAGCAAACTCCTATATATTTCTATATTGCTAAAGGTAGTGATGGGGTTGCTCAAACTCATTTTTGTGCCGACCAATCCAA ATCATCAAGAGCTCCAGATGTCACTAAATTAATCTACGGAAGCAGTGTTCCTGTGCTACATGAAGAAAACTTTAGCATGCGATTATTG ATTGATCATTCAATAGTGGAAAGCTTTGGGCAAGGTGGAAGAACGGTTATAACATCAAGGGTGTATCCTACAAAAGCAATTTACTCGAAAGCAAAGGTGTTTCTGTTTAACAATGCAACAGGGATAACCGTAACAGCAAATGTAAATGTTTGGAATATGGATTCTGCACATATCGACTATTTTCCATTCCTCAATTTGGAACGTTGA